aatgaattctgggacacctgggtggctcagtcgttaagtgtctgccttcggctcaggtcatgattctaggagATTTTGCCCTGCTTAAGGCCCccgcatcaggcaccctgctccgtgaggaacctgcttctccctctctcactccccctgcctgtgtttcctttctcgctgtgtctctctgtcacataaataaatgaaatcttttaaagggGGGGGGCATGAATTTTATCAGGTGGCTCCAACTTCATGACCTCATCCAAACcgaattatctcccaaaggccccagttccaaataccatcacactgggggtgaGGGCTTCAACACAGGAATTTTCAGGAGGCACACAAATGCAGTCCATTGTGGCAGTCACCGTttctgttgctccctctgctttCAGAGGCTTGTCAGGTTCTGCAGTCCTGGTCCTCCTACATGTCCATGTCACTGACAGCAGGGTCTCCCTGGGCGATCCTGGCCTAGGTGCTCCTACTGGCAGATAATGTGCCCAGGCTTCCTAGGCATTCTCCAACGATCCCTCAGCCTAGGAATGCTCTGAGCCAAATTAGGGGATTGGGTGTCCACTGTTCATAGGAAGAAAGCCTCAAATCTCCAGATCCCAGAGAATCTCGTCCTTTGCTCAGCGCACACCCACAGTCCACTTCTGTCCCTGTCAGCCTAGGTGTTAGCACATAATCCAGATGCCAGCAACCACCCACCTGCTGCATACCCAAAAAGAAGCTCAGAATTGAGAACAAAAGCTTCATAACTTTCTCAGTGAAGAAACTGTGaagaaaacaacaagaacaaaataagaaataattccaCAGTGAATTATCCTGCCATGAGCCTGGCAGTTTAGATGGAATGGAGAGCTAGGAAATACCATAGCCACAATTTGGCAAAGTGAGTTAAGGAGATGAATTCTTACAGAGCCAAGGAGCTGCTTGTCATGGACATGAAGGCTCTGGTCTAGGTAAAGATACAACTGTTCTAGTGACCTGTTCCTGAGAAATAACTATGCCAAAACTAGTGGCTTAGAACCACCACCACTGCCTCATATCCTATTTTGTCTGTCAGTTTGGCaattcttctgctttctttatctctctctctctttttagtgtAAGAGTTATAgctcatttatttactttgaaataagCCCTATACCTTACAtgggggttgaactcacaaccccaagatcaagagtcacatgctctactgactaagccagtcaggcacACCTCTTCTACTCGGGATATTGACTGAAATCACTGCCATCAGATGCTGATGGGCTTGGTCTAGAACATCGAAGACATCCCCCCTCCCAGTTTCTGTCTCCTTAGTGGGGACAGCTGGACCCCACTGGTAGCCCACAGGACTGCTGCACAAGGCCATTCCAGCATCTGGTCTTGGGGAATCTGGACTCTTTGCATGGCAGGTCGGGGTTCCCAGAATGTTCCAAGAGACAGGAGGTGGAAGTTACCCAGGTCTGGAAACTGGCTCAACACaactttactgatttttattgATCAAAAAGCCATACAACCCACCCAGATTCAAGGGAATCCCCCCTCTTAATGGGAGTAGGAGCAAAGGCTTTATGGCCATATTTAACCTCCTGCACTGCACAGAAGTAGTCCCCTTCATCCAGGTGATTCCAGGTGAGCGAAGTCCTGCTTAAAGCAACAGCACCTATGAAACTTGATGACTCTGTAGAGATGTTACCAAGAAGACCTCAACTTGATCAACAGTGTCTGCCGAGCTGCTGTGAACAGCACACACTGCTGGATTTACCAGTGCTGAAGCTCACACCCAAGTATCCAGTTGGTGTTCGATGAAGGAGGAAGCAAACTGGGAGCTGTCAACAACATAGACCCATCTAGTTCATTTCAGTTTTTGCAGGAGCTGAAAAATGCATGAGATCAATACAGGAAGCCATTAAAAGGGTGAGCAAAAAGGAAAGTCCTTCATGATTTGAATTCTGCTCCACCACCTCTCCTCTCGAGGAGACAAGAGCAAAGATCCTAGGAGGAGGGCACGGAGGACAGTAAGCCCAGAGATGACAAAAGCCTACTCTCACTTCCCTCACTCTATTCTGCAGATTCGTTTCTAATACttacacatctttttaaaaaatgatttacagAGTCCTCTTCCTCTCAGCGGCCTGGGGTGACCTCTGAAAATGGTTCGCTATTCGCTTGACCCGGAAAACCCTACGAAATCATGCAAGTCAAGAGGTTCAAATCTCCGTGTTCACTTTAAGAACACACGTGAAACTGCCCAGGCCATCAAGGGTATGTATATCCGAAAAGCCACCAAGTATCTGAAAGACGTCACTTTGCAGAAGCAGTGTGTGCCATTCCGTCGCTACAATGGTGGAGTTGGTAGGTGTGCTCAGGCCAAACAGTGGGGCTGGACACAAGGTCGGTGGCCCAAGAAGAGTGCTGAATTTTTACTGCACATGCTTAAAAACGCAGAGAGTAATACTGAACTTAAGGGTTTAGATGTCGATTCTCTGGTCATTGAGCACATTCAGGTGAACAAAGCCCCCAAGATGCGGCATAGGCCTTACAGGGCTCATGGTCGCATTAACCCATACATGAGCTCTCCCTGCCACATTGAGATGATCCTTACTGAAAAAGAGCAGATTGTTCCTAAACCAGAAGAGG
This genomic interval from Neovison vison isolate M4711 chromosome 1, ASM_NN_V1, whole genome shotgun sequence contains the following:
- the LOC122900010 gene encoding 60S ribosomal protein L17-like — translated: MVRYSLDPENPTKSCKSRGSNLRVHFKNTRETAQAIKGMYIRKATKYLKDVTLQKQCVPFRRYNGGVGRCAQAKQWGWTQGRWPKKSAEFLLHMLKNAESNTELKGLDVDSLVIEHIQVNKAPKMRHRPYRAHGRINPYMSSPCHIEMILTEKEQIVPKPEEEVAQKKKISQKKLKKQKLMARE